In Lepisosteus oculatus isolate fLepOcu1 chromosome 17, fLepOcu1.hap2, whole genome shotgun sequence, a genomic segment contains:
- the nid1a gene encoding nidogen-1 — MGCTTRCKGWLLGLALLWLAVCTGGVSRRELFQYGEGAGDQLLERGDDTSLEFALDKPLMFYDGKFSSVHINTNGFIATSQPTSEREYLDSFPPSFGMVAMFLADLDTSDGVGKVFVRQDASPNTLQLAAAHINRAFPYDEKFTPTHTLVVTWEDVAAYQEHTRGDGLDSKRNTFQAILASGEKSTYAILLYPRDGLQFSSTRSKGTDTDRPARVAFSKGLQRYLIWSYRPGPYYEITTSSEESVRDLYELTNSGKRGVWVYEIGTTPYFSNVAPGEVEEIPTEVPLENPQGGYDDEVPETRVDPGPRREEEQQVLEYPPYQPYPHQPAVENPDSSPYEGRLERPALSTPEDPAPVDTYAEPIPVQPVQFRPQYPQEIGQARQPLYPIDNARVVVVDGDLEVDANVFTYNSETCANSRQKCSNFADCRDYPTGYCCHCRPGYYGNGKHCVAEGKPQRMNGKVNGRLFVGSSPSQVVLSNNDLHSYVVANDGRAYVAISTIPQSLGPSLLPLSSLGGVIGWAFALEAPGHENGFSVVGGEFTRQAEVTFLPGNEKVTIRQEFKGIDEHDHLVVSTDVEGRLPEIPEGASVQIEPYSEIYHYSSQMITSSSTRDYTVTLGDGSTYTRSYQWRQTIFFQSCPHDEASRATPATQQLSVDQIFVMYDADTQLIRYAMSNKIGSLHGGGEEENACFTGRHGCDTNAACRPGQGNQFTCECATGFRGDGHRCYDIDECSDNPLICGQNAICNNQPGTFRCECVEGYQFASDGRTCIEVDMPVDHCQRGTHNCDAPERARCIYTGGSSFICSCLSGFVGDGRSCQDIDECQPGRCHPNADCYNTPGSYRCQCRPGFYGDGSQCTPDIAVPEKTRCERERDRLLGSSSSAFGPRGPRPVPGQYIPTCDSLGNYTPLQCHGSTGHCWCVNRHGDEIPGTRAGPGATPTCTPSPPLGPTPRPDVHPLPPGTHLLFAQSSRIEFVPLEGHSMKKGDAKALLHLPDKVVIGVAFDCVEKMVYWTDITGPSISKVSLHGGKPVPIISTDLESPEGVAIDHLGRNVYWTDSMRDRIEVAKLDGSQRRVLFDTDLVNPRAIVTDSAKGHLYWTDWNREAPKIETSYMDGTNRRVLVKDDLGLPNGLTYDPYSSLLCWADAGTRKVECMNPTQTNRRKILEGIQYPFGITSYGKNLYYTDWRRDAVVAADRTLGRESEEFQPQKRSRLYGIATAYSQCPAGQNYCSVNNGGCTHLCLANPSGRSCLCPDNVVGVGCVESSFG; from the exons ATAAACACCAATGGCTTCATTGCCACCAGTCAACCGACAAGTGAGAGGGAGTATCTAGACAGTTTCCCCCCCAGTTTTGGCATGGTCGCCATGTTCTTGGCCGACCTGGACACCAGCGACGGAGTTGGCAAAGTCTTCGTCCGGCAAGACGCCAGTCCCAACACCCTGCAGCTGGCGGCCGCCCACATCAACCGGGCCTTCCCCTACGATGAAAAGTTCACCCCCACTCACACCCTCGTGGTGACCTGGGAGGACGTGGCTGCCTACCAGGAGCACACCAGGGGCGACGGGCTGGACAGCAAG AGAAACACCTTCCAAGCCAtcctggcttctggggaaaaatCTACGTATGCCATTCTGCTGTACCCAAGGGATGGGCTGCAGTTCTCTTCGACGCGTTCGAAGGGCACGGACACAGACCGTCCAGCCCGAGTTGCCTTTAGCAAAGGACTGCAGCGGTACTTGATATGGAGCTATCGCCCAGGACCTTACTATGAAATCACCACCAGCAGCGAAGAGTCTGTCAGGGATCTTTATGA GCTCACGAATTCTGGCAAGCGAGGCGTGTGGGTGTACGAGATAGGGACCACCCCTTACTTCAGCAACGTCGCGCCGGGGGAAGTGGAAGAGATTCCCACCGAGGTCCCCCTGGAGAATCCCCAGGGGGGTTATGATGATGAAGTGCCAGAGACCCGTGTGGACCCGGGGCCCAGACGCGAGGAGGAGCAGCAGGTGCTGGAGTACCCACCCTACCAGCCGTACCCCCACCAGCCAGCCGTAGAGAACCCCGATTCTTCCCCGTATGAGGGGAGACTGGAACGACCTGCACTGAGCACCCCTGAAGATCCTGCTCCTGTAGACACCTACGCAGAGCCCATTCCTGTCCAGCCGGTCCAGTTTCGTCCACAGTACCCCCAAGAGATTGGTCAGGCCCGGCAGCCACTCTACCCCATCGACAACGCCAGGGTCGTGGTTGTGGATGGGGACCTTGAAGTAGATGCCAATG TTTTTACATACAACTCGGAGACTTGTGCTAACAGCCGACAGAAGTGCTCCAACTTTGCTGATTGCAGGGACTACCCCACTGGCTATTGCTGCCATTGCAGGCCTGGCTACTATGGGAATGGAAAACACTGTGTGGCAGAAG GAAAGCCTCAGAGGATGAATGGGAAAGTCAATGGCAGGCTCTTTGTGGGCAGCTCTCCTTCCCAAGTGGTGTTAAGCAACAACGACCTGCACTCCTACGTGGTGGCCAACGATGGCCGGGCCTATGTGGCCATCAGCACCATCCCCCAAAGCCTGGGCCCATCCCTGCTGCCCCTGTCCTCTTTAGGAGGTGTCATCGGCTGGGCATTCGCCCTGGAGGCTCCAGGTCATGAAAATGGCTTCAGTGTAGTAG GAGGGGAGTTCACTCGTCAAGCTGAGGTGACCTTCCTTCCTGGGAATGAGAAGGTGACTATCCGGCAGGAGTTCAAGGGCATTGATGAGCATGACCACTTGGTGGTCAGCACCGACGTGGAAGGAAGGCTACCGGAAATTCCCGAGGGGGCGTCCGTGCAGATCGAACCCTACTCCGAGATCTACCATTACAGCAGCCAGA TGATCACCTCTTCCTCCACACGGGACTACACCGTCACCCTGGGGGACGGCAGCACTTACACCAGATCATACCAGTGGAGGCAGACCATCTTCTTCCAGAGCTGCCCTCACGACGAAGCCTCCAGGGCCACCCCagccacacagcagctcagcgTGGACCAGATCTTCGTGATGTATGACGCGGACACTCAACTAATCCGCTACGCCATGAGCAACAAGATCGGCTCGCTTCACG GGGGCGGGGAGGAAGAAAACGCCTGCTTCACTGGGAGACACGGCTGTGATACCAACGCGGCCTGTCGGCCCGGCCAGGGTAACCAGTTCACCTGTGAGTGCGCCACCGGTTTCCGTGGAGATGGACACAGGTGTTACG ACATTGATGAATGCAGTGACAACCCACTGATCTGTGGCCAAAACGCAATCTGTAACAACCAGCCTGGCACTTTccgctgtgagtgtgtggaagGATATCAGTTCGCCAGCGACGGCAGGACTTGCATTG AGGTGGACATGCCTGTTGACCACTGCCAGCGAGGCACTCACAACTGCGATGCCCCGGAGCGGGCGAGGTGCATCTACACTGGGGGGTCCTCCTTCATCTGCTCCTGCCTGTCGGGCTTCGTGGGCGACGGGCGCTCCTGTCAGG ATATTGATGAATGCCAGCCAGGCAGATGCCACCCAAATGCTGATTGTTACAACACTCCAGGCTCGTACAGATGTCAGTGTAGGCCGGGTTTCTATGGAGATGGGAGTCAATGCACCCCTGATATAGCAG TGCCCGAGAAGACGCGGTGCGAGCGCGAACGGGACCGCCTCCtgggctcctcctcctccgccttCGGCCCGCGGGGGCCCCGTCCCGTGCCCGGCCAGTACATCCCCACCTGCGACTCCCTGGGCAACTACACCCCGCTGCAGTGCCACGGCAGCACGGGCCACTGCTGGTGCGTGAACCGGCACGGGGACGAGATCCCGGGGACGAGAGCCGGGCCCGGGGCCACGCCCACAT GCACCCCATCGCCCCCCCTGGGGCCGACGCCCAGGCCCGATGTTCATCCTTTGCCTCCTGGAACCCACCTGCTCTTTGCCCAGAGCAGCAGGATTGAGTTTGTGCCCCTAGAGGGGCACAGCATGAAGAAAGGCGATGCCAAGGCTTTGTTGCACCTCCCT GATAAGGTGGTGATCGGAGTGGCCTTTGACTGTGTGGAAAAGATGGTTTACTGGACTGACATCACTGGGCCCTCCATCAGCAAGGTTAGCTTGCATGGAGGAAAGCCTGTGCCAATCATCTCTACAG ATCTCGAGAGTCCTGAAGGCGTGGCCATAGACCACCTGGGGCGGAACGTGTACTGGACCGACTCCATGCGGGACAGGATCGAGGTGGCCAAGCTGGACGGCAGCCAGAGGCGCGTGCTGTTTGACACCGACCTGGTCAACCCCCGGGCGATCGTCACGGATTCCGCGAAAGG GCATCTGTACTGGACTGACTGGAACAGGGAGGCCCCCAAGATTGAAACCTCGTACATGGACGGGACCAACAGGAGGGTTCTGGTAAAGGATGACCTGGGGTTGCCCAACGGCTTGACCTATGACCCTTACTCTTCCCTGCTGTGCTGGGCTGATGCAG GTACTCGGAAGGTGGAGTGCATGAACCCCACCCAGACAAACCGCCGGAAGATCCTGGAAGGAATACAGTATCCCTTTGGAATCACATCTTATGGGAAGAATCTGTACTACACAGACTGGAGGAG GGACGCTGTGGTCGCCGCAGATCGCACCCTGGGCCGGGAGAGTGAGGAGTTCCAGCCGCAGAAGCGTTCCCGTCTGTATGGAATAGCCACCGCCTACTCCCAGTGCCCTGCAG GGCAGAACTACTGCTCCGTGAACAACGGCGGCTGCACCCACCTGTGTCTCGCCAACCCCTCGGGCCGCTCCTGCCTGTGCCCTGACAACGTGGTGGGCGTGGGCTGCGTGGAATCAAGCTTTGGGTAG